In the Drosophila willistoni isolate 14030-0811.24 chromosome 3R, UCI_dwil_1.1, whole genome shotgun sequence genome, GATCGTAAAAAACGTGACGTGATCACCTCCAGAGATGTTAACCCCATAGGCATAAGTGCCCGCACTATAACTAGCAATGACGACACTCCGTATATTGCATACAACAATGTCCCAATGGGTGCAACACATTTTCAAGGACGCCTTTTTGTAACGATGCCTAGGAGGCGTGTCGGCATACCCTCGACATTAAACTTCATTGATATGCGCCGTGAGGGCAAGCAGGGCAGCAGTCCTAAGTTATACGCCTATCCGGATTTTGAGACAAACCAATTTAATCACAGCTCCCGGAATTTGGTATCTGTTTATAGGACAACAGTCGACGATTGCCAAAGATTATGGTTCATTGACACCGGAATGTTGGAGTATCCAAGTTAGAAACATACACATGAATATCCTGTTCTTGTTATCATAtccatattttttttgctagaCAATCGTCAACAAATCAGACGCCCCAGTATTTGGATCGTAGACCTAAAAACCGATAGAGTGATCAAAAGATTCGATATACCTGAGAGTATAGCAGAGACTGGACGTGGTCTGGCCAGTCTTACCATCGACATTGAAAATAAGCGAGATTGCAGTGCTGCTTATGCTTATATACCGGATCTCGTGTATCGTCGCTTATATGTTTACAGTCTCGCCCAGAATCGTATGTGGTCATTTGAGCACAACTACTTTAACTTCGATCCGTTGGCTGGTGATCTAGACATTGGAGATCAGACCTTCCGCTGGGATGATGGTATTTTTTCCATTACATTGGGACCCCATCAGAACGATGGCAGTCGTAGTGTTTACTTCCATCCCATGGCTAGTAATAACGAATTTGTGGTCTCCAATCGAGTGCTACAACTTGAGTCCAATGCGGCTCGTTCAGATCACGGAAATGACTTTAGAGTTTTGGGTAGCCgtggagaaaaaaaacaatccacCATGCATGTTTATGATCCTCGTACACAGGTGGTTTTCTATGATGAGATACAAACCAATGGCGTGGGCTGTTGGAACACTAAGAAGCCATTTTCCGCGGCCAATCATGGTACCGTTGTTGCCAATGCCAGAGAAATGATCTACCCAAGTGATTTGACGGTTAGTAGCACTAATTTGCAGTCAATTTTCAATTGTATTAACTATTGAGTTTCATTGCTTTCGACAGATCGA is a window encoding:
- the LOC6647655 gene encoding L-dopachrome tautomerase yellow-f2-like; the protein is MEKLFVACLICSLQIIVVQGEGMIEVFKWKQMDFHNRGDGSNGPVVGIGPVRKPVPSEDLPIVFPGRYGRDRKKRDVITSRDVNPIGISARTITSNDDTPYIAYNNVPMGATHFQGRLFVTMPRRRVGIPSTLNFIDMRREGKQGSSPKLYAYPDFETNQFNHSSRNLVSVYRTTVDDCQRLWFIDTGMLEYPNNRQQIRRPSIWIVDLKTDRVIKRFDIPESIAETGRGLASLTIDIENKRDCSAAYAYIPDLVYRRLYVYSLAQNRMWSFEHNYFNFDPLAGDLDIGDQTFRWDDGIFSITLGPHQNDGSRSVYFHPMASNNEFVVSNRVLQLESNAARSDHGNDFRVLGSRGEKKQSTMHVYDPRTQVVFYDEIQTNGVGCWNTKKPFSAANHGTVVANAREMIYPSDLTIDADGTIWVMTNSMPIFIYSTLETDVYNFRIWKQNVHEAKRNTVCE